In the Pithys albifrons albifrons isolate INPA30051 chromosome 3, PitAlb_v1, whole genome shotgun sequence genome, one interval contains:
- the PPFIBP1 gene encoding liprin-beta-1 isoform X3, with amino-acid sequence MMSDASDMLAAALEQMDGIIAGSKALEYSNGIFDCQSPTSPFMGGLRALHLVEDLRGLLEVMEVDEREGLRCQVPDSTAEALIEWLQSQMTNGHISGNGDVYQERLARLENDKESLVLQVSVLTDQVEAQGEKIRDLEFCLEEHREKLNATEEMLQQELLSRTTLETQKLDLMAEISTLKLKLTSVEKDRLDYEDRFRDTEDLIQEINELRLRVGEMDNERLQYEKKLKTTKSLMAKLSSMKIKVGQMQYEKQRMEQKSQMLKDELSALKDKLEQKEAEVKRLHEKLVCKLKGEGIEILDRDENSKKKLKDKNIEVQKMKKAVESLMAANEEKDRKIEELRQSLNRYKKVQDMVILAQGKKGKESDGEDLNSGSASTVLLDTPSVTDPEKSPSPTPVTASPIHDEFNVNIHEENSLQIHTSILQISIPSFSSSSKSSETAAERVKTHPRPDPASEMSEGRSTGSSQETHLCDSPVTSSLQKSSSMSSLRKEASELDRDPAQKPTEVKPPVEGHNFSTLPPKSPSHGGAADEDTFGTRKARSSFGRGFFKIKNNKRTASAPNLAETEKGSADHLDLAGLPPRPKEADGLQVTPPSPDSRKKAKGIKKLFGRLKRSQSTTFNPEDMSETEFKRGGTRATAGPRLGWSRDLGQSHSELDMPFAKWTKEQVCNWLQDQGLGSYINNGRQWILSGQTLLQASQQDLEKELGIKHPLHRKKLQLALQALGSEEENNHGKLDYHWVTRWLDDIGLPQYKTQFDEGKVDGRMLHYMSVDDLLSLKVVSVLHHLSIKRAIQVLRINNFEPNCLRRRPSDENNVTPSEVTQWTNHRVMEWLRSVDLAEYAPNLRGSGVHGGLMVLEPRFNVETMAQLLNIPPNKTLLRRHLATHFNLLIGQEAQQQKREAMECPDYVLLTATAKVKPKKLTFSNFGSLRKKKQDDGEEYVCPMELGRVPGSGSKKGFKPGLDMRVYDDDDLDRLEQMEDSEGTVRQIGAFSEGINNLTHMLKEDEMFKDFATRSPSTSITDEDSNV; translated from the exons GTTCTAAGGCACTGGAATACTCCAATGGCATCTTTGACTGCCAGTCCCCCACGTCGCCCTTCATGGGGGGGCTGCGGGCGCTGCACCTGGTGGAGGATCTGAGGGGACTGCTGGAGGTGATGGAAGTGGATGAGAGGGAGGGGCTGCGCTGCCAGGTCCCGGATTCCACGGCCGAGGCTCTCATCGAGTGGCTCCAGAGCCAGATG ACCAATGGACACATATCTGGGAATGGAGATGTTTATCAAGAAAGGCTGGCTCGTCTGGAAAATGATAAGGAATCTCTTGTTCTGCAA gTGAGTGTGCTCACAGACCAGGTGGAGGCCCAAGGAGAGAAGATTCGGGATCTGGAGTTCTGCctggaggagcacagggagaagctGAATGCCACAGaggagatgctgcagcag GAGCTTTTAAGCAGAACGACCCTTGAAACTCAGAAGCTGGATCTTATGGCAGAGATTTCCACTCTGAAATTAAAGCTTACATCTGTAGAGAAGGATAGACTGGACTATGAGGACAGATTCAGAGACACAGAG GATTTGATCCAGGAAATCAACGAATTGAGGTTGAGAGTGGGAGAAATGGACAATGAAAGGCTCCAGTACgagaaaaagctgaaaacaacCAAA TCTTTAATGGCCAAACTTTCTAGTATGAAAATCAAAGTGGGGCAGATGCAGTATGAGAAGCAGCGGATGGAGCAAAAAAGCCAGATGCTGAAG GATGAACTCTCAGCTTTGAAAGACAAACTGGAGCAGAAGGAAGCTGAGGTAAAAAGGTTGCACGAAAAACTGGTTTGCAAACTCAAAGGAGAAGGAATTGAAATCCTGGACAGAG ATGAAAACTCTAAAAAGAAGCTCAAAGATAAAA ACATAGAGgtgcagaaaatgaagaaggCAGTGGAATCTCTGATGGCAGCAAACGAAGAGAAG GATCGGAAGATAGAAGAGCTCCGGCAATCCCTGAATAGGTACAAGAAGGTTCAAGACATGGTGATATTGGCTCAAGGTAAAAAAG GCAAGGAAAGTGATGGTGAAGACTTGAATTCAGGGTCTGCTTCCACAGTTTTACTGGACACCCCAAGTGTGACTGACCCAGAGAAGAGCCCATCCCCAACCCCAGTGACAGCATCTCCCATCCACGATGAGTTTAACGTGAATATTCACGAAGAG AATTCCTTACAGATCCACACCAGTATCTTACAGATTTCAATCCCTTCTTTTTCATCATCATCCAAGAGCTCAGAAACTGCTGCAGAGAGAGTGAAAACGCACCCTAGGCCAGATCCTGCCAGTGAAATGAG tgAAGGAAGATCAACAGGTTCCTCTCAAGAAACTCATCTGTGTGATAGTCCAGT AACTTCCTCTCTGCAGAAGTCCAGCAGTATGAGCAGTTTGAGGAAAGAGGCATCAGAACTG GACAGAGACCCTGCACAGAAGCCAACAGAG GTGAAGCCTCCTGTGGAAGGCCATAATTTCTCCACCCTGCCCCCAAAGTCTCCCTCTCATGGTGGCGCAGCTGACGAGGACACTTTTGGGACACGCAAAGCCAGATCTTCCTTTGGTCGAGGCTTCTTCAAGATAAAGAACAACAAGAGGACTGCCAGTGCCCCCAATCTGG CTGAAACAGAGAAGGGCTCTGCAGATCACTTGGATCTGGCTGGCTTGCCCCCTCGTCCTAAAGAAGCAGATGGTCTCCAGGTGACACCACCTTCTCCAGATTCCAGGAAAAAGGCTAAGGGGATCAAGAAGTTATTTGGGAG GCTCAAGAGAAGCCAATCCACCACCTTCAATCCCGAGGACATGTCCGAGACAGAGTTCAAGCGAGGAGGGACGAGAGCGACCGCGGGGCCGCGGCTGGGCTGGTCCCGAGACCTGGGGCAGTCCCACAG TGAGCTGGACATGCCATTCGCAAAGTGGACAAAGGAGCAGGTTTGCAACTGGCTCCAGGACCAAGGGCTTGGCTCTTACATCAATAATGGCAGGCAGTGGATCCTGTCTGGGCAGACACTCCTGCAGGCTTCCCAGCAGGATCTGGAAAAG gagcTCGGGATCAAGCACCCGCTGCATCGGAAGAAGCTCCAGCTTGCCCTGCAGGCTTTGGGCTCTGAGGAGGAGAACAATCACGGCAAACTGGACTACCACTGGGTTACCA ggtggcTGGATGACATCGGCCTCCCCCAGTACAAGACCCAGTTTGATGAAGGGAAGGTGGATGGTCGGATGCTCCATTACATGAGTGTG GATGACCTGCTGTCCTTGAAGGTTGTTAGTGTCCTCCACCACCTCAGCATCAAAAGAGCCATCCAGGTGCTGAGGATAAACAACTTTGAGCCCAACTGCCTGCGCAGGAGGCCGTCGGATGAG AATAACGTCACCCCTTCCGAGGTCACCCAGTGGACCAACCACCGTGTGATGGAGTGGCTGCGCTCCGTGGACCTGGCGGAGTACGCCCCGAACCTGCGGGGCAGTGGCGTGCACGGAGGGCTCATG GTTTTGGAGCCCCGTTTCAATGTGGAGaccatggcacagctgctgaaCATCCCCCCAAATAAGACGCTGCTGAGGCGGCACTTGGCGACTCATTTCAACCTCCTCATCGGGCAGGAGGCCCAGCAGCAGAAACGGGAGGCCATGGAGTGCCCAGACTATGTCCTCCTGACAGCAACTGCCAAAGTAAAG CCAAAGAAACTTACCTTCAGCAATTTTGggagcctgaggaagaagaagcAGGATGATGGGGAGGAGTATGTGTGTCCtatggagctggggagggtgcCTGGAAGTGGATCCAAGAAGGGCTTTAAGCCTGGCCTGGATATGCGAGTGTATGACGATGATGATTtggacaggctggagcag ATGGAAGATTCAGAAGGGACAGTGAGGCAAATAGGAGCATTTTCTGAAGGCATCAACAACTTGACA cACATGTTGAAAGAGGATGAAATGTTTAAAGACTTTGCGACTCGCTCTCCCAGCACCAGTATAACAGATGAGGACTCCAATGTTTGA
- the PPFIBP1 gene encoding liprin-beta-1 isoform X7 yields MMSDASDMLAAALEQMDGIIAGSKALEYSNGIFDCQSPTSPFMGGLRALHLVEDLRGLLEVMEVDEREGLRCQVPDSTAEALIEWLQSQMTNGHISGNGDVYQERLARLENDKESLVLQVSVLTDQVEAQGEKIRDLEFCLEEHREKLNATEEMLQQELLSRTTLETQKLDLMAEISTLKLKLTSVEKDRLDYEDRFRDTEDLIQEINELRLRVGEMDNERLQYEKKLKTTKDELSALKDKLEQKEAEVKRLHEKLVCKLKGEGIEILDRDIEVQKMKKAVESLMAANEEKDRKIEELRQSLNRYKKVQDMVILAQGKKGKESDGEDLNSGSASTVLLDTPSVTDPEKSPSPTPVTASPIHDEFNVNIHEENSLQIHTSILQISIPSFSSSSKSSETAAERVKTHPRPDPASEMSEGRSTGSSQETHLCDSPVTSSLQKSSSMSSLRKEASELDRDPAQKPTEVKPPVEGHNFSTLPPKSPSHGGAADEDTFGTRKARSSFGRGFFKIKNNKRTASAPNLDRSRSASAPTLAETEKGSADHLDLAGLPPRPKEADGLQVTPPSPDSRKKAKGIKKLFGRLKRSQSTTFNPEDMSETEFKRGGTRATAGPRLGWSRDLGQSHSELDMPFAKWTKEQVCNWLQDQGLGSYINNGRQWILSGQTLLQASQQDLEKELGIKHPLHRKKLQLALQALGSEEENNHGKLDYHWVTRWLDDIGLPQYKTQFDEGKVDGRMLHYMSVDDLLSLKVVSVLHHLSIKRAIQVLRINNFEPNCLRRRPSDENNVTPSEVTQWTNHRVMEWLRSVDLAEYAPNLRGSGVHGGLMVLEPRFNVETMAQLLNIPPNKTLLRRHLATHFNLLIGQEAQQQKREAMECPDYVLLTATAKVKPKKLTFSNFGSLRKKKQDDGEEYVCPMELGRVPGSGSKKGFKPGLDMRVYDDDDLDRLEQMEDSEGTVRQIGAFSEGINNLTHMLKEDEMFKDFATRSPSTSITDEDSNV; encoded by the exons GTTCTAAGGCACTGGAATACTCCAATGGCATCTTTGACTGCCAGTCCCCCACGTCGCCCTTCATGGGGGGGCTGCGGGCGCTGCACCTGGTGGAGGATCTGAGGGGACTGCTGGAGGTGATGGAAGTGGATGAGAGGGAGGGGCTGCGCTGCCAGGTCCCGGATTCCACGGCCGAGGCTCTCATCGAGTGGCTCCAGAGCCAGATG ACCAATGGACACATATCTGGGAATGGAGATGTTTATCAAGAAAGGCTGGCTCGTCTGGAAAATGATAAGGAATCTCTTGTTCTGCAA gTGAGTGTGCTCACAGACCAGGTGGAGGCCCAAGGAGAGAAGATTCGGGATCTGGAGTTCTGCctggaggagcacagggagaagctGAATGCCACAGaggagatgctgcagcag GAGCTTTTAAGCAGAACGACCCTTGAAACTCAGAAGCTGGATCTTATGGCAGAGATTTCCACTCTGAAATTAAAGCTTACATCTGTAGAGAAGGATAGACTGGACTATGAGGACAGATTCAGAGACACAGAG GATTTGATCCAGGAAATCAACGAATTGAGGTTGAGAGTGGGAGAAATGGACAATGAAAGGCTCCAGTACgagaaaaagctgaaaacaacCAAA GATGAACTCTCAGCTTTGAAAGACAAACTGGAGCAGAAGGAAGCTGAGGTAAAAAGGTTGCACGAAAAACTGGTTTGCAAACTCAAAGGAGAAGGAATTGAAATCCTGGACAGAG ACATAGAGgtgcagaaaatgaagaaggCAGTGGAATCTCTGATGGCAGCAAACGAAGAGAAG GATCGGAAGATAGAAGAGCTCCGGCAATCCCTGAATAGGTACAAGAAGGTTCAAGACATGGTGATATTGGCTCAAGGTAAAAAAG GCAAGGAAAGTGATGGTGAAGACTTGAATTCAGGGTCTGCTTCCACAGTTTTACTGGACACCCCAAGTGTGACTGACCCAGAGAAGAGCCCATCCCCAACCCCAGTGACAGCATCTCCCATCCACGATGAGTTTAACGTGAATATTCACGAAGAG AATTCCTTACAGATCCACACCAGTATCTTACAGATTTCAATCCCTTCTTTTTCATCATCATCCAAGAGCTCAGAAACTGCTGCAGAGAGAGTGAAAACGCACCCTAGGCCAGATCCTGCCAGTGAAATGAG tgAAGGAAGATCAACAGGTTCCTCTCAAGAAACTCATCTGTGTGATAGTCCAGT AACTTCCTCTCTGCAGAAGTCCAGCAGTATGAGCAGTTTGAGGAAAGAGGCATCAGAACTG GACAGAGACCCTGCACAGAAGCCAACAGAG GTGAAGCCTCCTGTGGAAGGCCATAATTTCTCCACCCTGCCCCCAAAGTCTCCCTCTCATGGTGGCGCAGCTGACGAGGACACTTTTGGGACACGCAAAGCCAGATCTTCCTTTGGTCGAGGCTTCTTCAAGATAAAGAACAACAAGAGGACTGCCAGTGCCCCCAATCTGG ATCGCAGTCGAAGTGCAAGTGCACCTACCTTAG CTGAAACAGAGAAGGGCTCTGCAGATCACTTGGATCTGGCTGGCTTGCCCCCTCGTCCTAAAGAAGCAGATGGTCTCCAGGTGACACCACCTTCTCCAGATTCCAGGAAAAAGGCTAAGGGGATCAAGAAGTTATTTGGGAG GCTCAAGAGAAGCCAATCCACCACCTTCAATCCCGAGGACATGTCCGAGACAGAGTTCAAGCGAGGAGGGACGAGAGCGACCGCGGGGCCGCGGCTGGGCTGGTCCCGAGACCTGGGGCAGTCCCACAG TGAGCTGGACATGCCATTCGCAAAGTGGACAAAGGAGCAGGTTTGCAACTGGCTCCAGGACCAAGGGCTTGGCTCTTACATCAATAATGGCAGGCAGTGGATCCTGTCTGGGCAGACACTCCTGCAGGCTTCCCAGCAGGATCTGGAAAAG gagcTCGGGATCAAGCACCCGCTGCATCGGAAGAAGCTCCAGCTTGCCCTGCAGGCTTTGGGCTCTGAGGAGGAGAACAATCACGGCAAACTGGACTACCACTGGGTTACCA ggtggcTGGATGACATCGGCCTCCCCCAGTACAAGACCCAGTTTGATGAAGGGAAGGTGGATGGTCGGATGCTCCATTACATGAGTGTG GATGACCTGCTGTCCTTGAAGGTTGTTAGTGTCCTCCACCACCTCAGCATCAAAAGAGCCATCCAGGTGCTGAGGATAAACAACTTTGAGCCCAACTGCCTGCGCAGGAGGCCGTCGGATGAG AATAACGTCACCCCTTCCGAGGTCACCCAGTGGACCAACCACCGTGTGATGGAGTGGCTGCGCTCCGTGGACCTGGCGGAGTACGCCCCGAACCTGCGGGGCAGTGGCGTGCACGGAGGGCTCATG GTTTTGGAGCCCCGTTTCAATGTGGAGaccatggcacagctgctgaaCATCCCCCCAAATAAGACGCTGCTGAGGCGGCACTTGGCGACTCATTTCAACCTCCTCATCGGGCAGGAGGCCCAGCAGCAGAAACGGGAGGCCATGGAGTGCCCAGACTATGTCCTCCTGACAGCAACTGCCAAAGTAAAG CCAAAGAAACTTACCTTCAGCAATTTTGggagcctgaggaagaagaagcAGGATGATGGGGAGGAGTATGTGTGTCCtatggagctggggagggtgcCTGGAAGTGGATCCAAGAAGGGCTTTAAGCCTGGCCTGGATATGCGAGTGTATGACGATGATGATTtggacaggctggagcag ATGGAAGATTCAGAAGGGACAGTGAGGCAAATAGGAGCATTTTCTGAAGGCATCAACAACTTGACA cACATGTTGAAAGAGGATGAAATGTTTAAAGACTTTGCGACTCGCTCTCCCAGCACCAGTATAACAGATGAGGACTCCAATGTTTGA
- the PPFIBP1 gene encoding liprin-beta-1 isoform X8 — MMSDASDMLAAALEQMDGIIAGSKALEYSNGIFDCQSPTSPFMGGLRALHLVEDLRGLLEVMEVDEREGLRCQVPDSTAEALIEWLQSQMTNGHISGNGDVYQERLARLENDKESLVLQVSVLTDQVEAQGEKIRDLEFCLEEHREKLNATEEMLQQELLSRTTLETQKLDLMAEISTLKLKLTSVEKDRLDYEDRFRDTEDLIQEINELRLRVGEMDNERLQYEKKLKTTKDELSALKDKLEQKEAEVKRLHEKLVCKLKGEGIEILDRDIEVQKMKKAVESLMAANEEKDRKIEELRQSLNRYKKVQDMVILAQGKESDGEDLNSGSASTVLLDTPSVTDPEKSPSPTPVTASPIHDEFNVNIHEENSLQIHTSILQISIPSFSSSSKSSETAAERVKTHPRPDPASEMSEGRSTGSSQETHLCDSPVTSSLQKSSSMSSLRKEASELDRDPAQKPTEVKPPVEGHNFSTLPPKSPSHGGAADEDTFGTRKARSSFGRGFFKIKNNKRTASAPNLDRSRSASAPTLAETEKGSADHLDLAGLPPRPKEADGLQVTPPSPDSRKKAKGIKKLFGRLKRSQSTTFNPEDMSETEFKRGGTRATAGPRLGWSRDLGQSHSELDMPFAKWTKEQVCNWLQDQGLGSYINNGRQWILSGQTLLQASQQDLEKELGIKHPLHRKKLQLALQALGSEEENNHGKLDYHWVTRWLDDIGLPQYKTQFDEGKVDGRMLHYMSVDDLLSLKVVSVLHHLSIKRAIQVLRINNFEPNCLRRRPSDENNVTPSEVTQWTNHRVMEWLRSVDLAEYAPNLRGSGVHGGLMVLEPRFNVETMAQLLNIPPNKTLLRRHLATHFNLLIGQEAQQQKREAMECPDYVLLTATAKVKPKKLTFSNFGSLRKKKQDDGEEYVCPMELGRVPGSGSKKGFKPGLDMRVYDDDDLDRLEQMEDSEGTVRQIGAFSEGINNLTHMLKEDEMFKDFATRSPSTSITDEDSNV, encoded by the exons GTTCTAAGGCACTGGAATACTCCAATGGCATCTTTGACTGCCAGTCCCCCACGTCGCCCTTCATGGGGGGGCTGCGGGCGCTGCACCTGGTGGAGGATCTGAGGGGACTGCTGGAGGTGATGGAAGTGGATGAGAGGGAGGGGCTGCGCTGCCAGGTCCCGGATTCCACGGCCGAGGCTCTCATCGAGTGGCTCCAGAGCCAGATG ACCAATGGACACATATCTGGGAATGGAGATGTTTATCAAGAAAGGCTGGCTCGTCTGGAAAATGATAAGGAATCTCTTGTTCTGCAA gTGAGTGTGCTCACAGACCAGGTGGAGGCCCAAGGAGAGAAGATTCGGGATCTGGAGTTCTGCctggaggagcacagggagaagctGAATGCCACAGaggagatgctgcagcag GAGCTTTTAAGCAGAACGACCCTTGAAACTCAGAAGCTGGATCTTATGGCAGAGATTTCCACTCTGAAATTAAAGCTTACATCTGTAGAGAAGGATAGACTGGACTATGAGGACAGATTCAGAGACACAGAG GATTTGATCCAGGAAATCAACGAATTGAGGTTGAGAGTGGGAGAAATGGACAATGAAAGGCTCCAGTACgagaaaaagctgaaaacaacCAAA GATGAACTCTCAGCTTTGAAAGACAAACTGGAGCAGAAGGAAGCTGAGGTAAAAAGGTTGCACGAAAAACTGGTTTGCAAACTCAAAGGAGAAGGAATTGAAATCCTGGACAGAG ACATAGAGgtgcagaaaatgaagaaggCAGTGGAATCTCTGATGGCAGCAAACGAAGAGAAG GATCGGAAGATAGAAGAGCTCCGGCAATCCCTGAATAGGTACAAGAAGGTTCAAGACATGGTGATATTGGCTCAAG GCAAGGAAAGTGATGGTGAAGACTTGAATTCAGGGTCTGCTTCCACAGTTTTACTGGACACCCCAAGTGTGACTGACCCAGAGAAGAGCCCATCCCCAACCCCAGTGACAGCATCTCCCATCCACGATGAGTTTAACGTGAATATTCACGAAGAG AATTCCTTACAGATCCACACCAGTATCTTACAGATTTCAATCCCTTCTTTTTCATCATCATCCAAGAGCTCAGAAACTGCTGCAGAGAGAGTGAAAACGCACCCTAGGCCAGATCCTGCCAGTGAAATGAG tgAAGGAAGATCAACAGGTTCCTCTCAAGAAACTCATCTGTGTGATAGTCCAGT AACTTCCTCTCTGCAGAAGTCCAGCAGTATGAGCAGTTTGAGGAAAGAGGCATCAGAACTG GACAGAGACCCTGCACAGAAGCCAACAGAG GTGAAGCCTCCTGTGGAAGGCCATAATTTCTCCACCCTGCCCCCAAAGTCTCCCTCTCATGGTGGCGCAGCTGACGAGGACACTTTTGGGACACGCAAAGCCAGATCTTCCTTTGGTCGAGGCTTCTTCAAGATAAAGAACAACAAGAGGACTGCCAGTGCCCCCAATCTGG ATCGCAGTCGAAGTGCAAGTGCACCTACCTTAG CTGAAACAGAGAAGGGCTCTGCAGATCACTTGGATCTGGCTGGCTTGCCCCCTCGTCCTAAAGAAGCAGATGGTCTCCAGGTGACACCACCTTCTCCAGATTCCAGGAAAAAGGCTAAGGGGATCAAGAAGTTATTTGGGAG GCTCAAGAGAAGCCAATCCACCACCTTCAATCCCGAGGACATGTCCGAGACAGAGTTCAAGCGAGGAGGGACGAGAGCGACCGCGGGGCCGCGGCTGGGCTGGTCCCGAGACCTGGGGCAGTCCCACAG TGAGCTGGACATGCCATTCGCAAAGTGGACAAAGGAGCAGGTTTGCAACTGGCTCCAGGACCAAGGGCTTGGCTCTTACATCAATAATGGCAGGCAGTGGATCCTGTCTGGGCAGACACTCCTGCAGGCTTCCCAGCAGGATCTGGAAAAG gagcTCGGGATCAAGCACCCGCTGCATCGGAAGAAGCTCCAGCTTGCCCTGCAGGCTTTGGGCTCTGAGGAGGAGAACAATCACGGCAAACTGGACTACCACTGGGTTACCA ggtggcTGGATGACATCGGCCTCCCCCAGTACAAGACCCAGTTTGATGAAGGGAAGGTGGATGGTCGGATGCTCCATTACATGAGTGTG GATGACCTGCTGTCCTTGAAGGTTGTTAGTGTCCTCCACCACCTCAGCATCAAAAGAGCCATCCAGGTGCTGAGGATAAACAACTTTGAGCCCAACTGCCTGCGCAGGAGGCCGTCGGATGAG AATAACGTCACCCCTTCCGAGGTCACCCAGTGGACCAACCACCGTGTGATGGAGTGGCTGCGCTCCGTGGACCTGGCGGAGTACGCCCCGAACCTGCGGGGCAGTGGCGTGCACGGAGGGCTCATG GTTTTGGAGCCCCGTTTCAATGTGGAGaccatggcacagctgctgaaCATCCCCCCAAATAAGACGCTGCTGAGGCGGCACTTGGCGACTCATTTCAACCTCCTCATCGGGCAGGAGGCCCAGCAGCAGAAACGGGAGGCCATGGAGTGCCCAGACTATGTCCTCCTGACAGCAACTGCCAAAGTAAAG CCAAAGAAACTTACCTTCAGCAATTTTGggagcctgaggaagaagaagcAGGATGATGGGGAGGAGTATGTGTGTCCtatggagctggggagggtgcCTGGAAGTGGATCCAAGAAGGGCTTTAAGCCTGGCCTGGATATGCGAGTGTATGACGATGATGATTtggacaggctggagcag ATGGAAGATTCAGAAGGGACAGTGAGGCAAATAGGAGCATTTTCTGAAGGCATCAACAACTTGACA cACATGTTGAAAGAGGATGAAATGTTTAAAGACTTTGCGACTCGCTCTCCCAGCACCAGTATAACAGATGAGGACTCCAATGTTTGA